CGCGTCGGGCGTGTTGTTGCCCGCCGTGTCGGTGAAGCCGTCGTCATTCGCGTATTGTAGATAGACGCGATAGAAAAGATTCGTGGTGAACTGTCCGCCGTAACGGATGCTGGTGGAGGGCTGCTCCACATTGCCGCCGCTGGTGGTGACGAGCAGACCCTGAGTATCTTTAGAACTTTTTGTGTTGATGTTGACGACGCCATTGACGGCGTTCGCGCCCCAAAGCGTCGAGCCGGGACCGCGAATGACTTCGATCTGGTCGAGATCCTCGAGCACGAGATCTTGCATTTCCCACAGCACGCCGCCGAAAGCCGGATCGTAAATCGAACGGCCGTCCACCATGACGAGGAGCTTGTTGGCGAACTGGCTGTTGAAGCCGCGTGAACTGATGGCCCAATCGCTGGAATTGATTTGGGCGACGTCCATTCCGGGGACGAGGCGGAGGGCATCGGGCAAACTCGTGACTCCCGAACGGTCAATATCTTCAGGCGTGATGACAAAAATCGCGGCGGGAGACTGGCTGAGTTCGGTTTCCTTTTTGGCCACCGACGTGACGTGGATATTGACAAGCTGTTCGAGCGAAAGATCGGCGGCGTCCGAAAAGGACTTCGAACCCGCGTCTTCCGCGCGAACAACCTCGGCGGCAAGGCACGCCAGCAGCGCCAGCGCACCCAGACTATTTTTTAAAACTATATTCATTCGGTCCGGACCCCGCAAAAAGGCTGGACAGGCCGAAACAATTCGACCCGCCCGCCTAATCCAGCCTTTTTGCCCTGCGATCCATGTATTCCCATCTTGAAATCGTCAGAATGCGGCAGAACATGAATGCCTTGGCCGCTGATTTTTGTGTCAGCGGCCATCCTACGGAATGAAAATAGCTTGCGTTGAACGCAAGCTACTTATTGCGAGATGCTTGCACGGAAGAACTTGGCGGTGACGCCGGAGGAATTCGTGCTCGGAATCGTTTGCGAAAGACCGGTCAGGGTGGTGGAAGATTCATTCGTCCAGTTGCCGGAGGTCAGATCGGTGGTGGACTGAATCTGATAATTTCCCGGCTGGCCGTAAAGAGTCAGACTCGGTTGACCGCTAATAACCTGGAGTTGAAGGAGGGAACTGGAGCCGACGAAAATCAGCGAGGACGCGGCATTGGGAACCAAGGGAGTTTGCCCGTCTGCCAGTGAAGTGGTGATGGCGGAAGCGTAGAGCATGGTCGCGGCTGTGGTTTGATTGGCGACGGCGGTAATGGATAGTTGCACCAGAGGTTGACCGTTCGGCAGCGTGGAGCCATCAGTCGTTTGCACGGTGATGACGGAGTGCGCCGCGCCGGGCGGGTTCTGGGTGACGGCGACGTTTTGCGGAAATAAAGATTGGACGGAAAGGTTCGCGACCCAACCAGCCGGGGCGTCCAGGGTGAAGCTTAAATTGGTTGCCGGGCTGGTGGAAGACACGGTGACGTTCGCCGTGCTGGTTTGGCCCATGCCCACGACGGTGGAATCCACTTTGAGTTGCACCATGTCAGCCACGGTCACGGTGAACGTCCGCCAGGAAGTCAACGGCGGAACGCTGTCGTCGCTGACGAGCACGGTCGCCATATTCACGCTCCCCGCCTGTGCGGAGGAAGGCGCCCAGGTCAACACGCCGTTCGTGGGGTTCAGTTCCATTCCCGCCGGACCGGACACGAGCGTGTAAGTCAAGTTGGTCGAAGCGCCGGGCGTAACGGTGGAAGTGTTGGTGATGGTGAGAGTTTGGCCCACGGTCACGGTTTGATTGAAGATGGGATCAAGCGCGGGCGTGGTGTTGGTCGGAACGGTAAAAGAAACTTCGTCGGAAGGCAGGCTTTCCATCGCGGAGGAATCATAGGCCACGACGACGAAATAATAGGTCGTTCCCATGTTCAGCGAGGAGAAAGTGGCCAGGATATTCGAGCCGCAATCGAAGCGCGCATTCCAGTCGCCACTATTGGTGCTGTAATAAATCGCGTAACCCATCACGTTCGTGTCCGTGCTGGCATCCCACGCCAGGCTGATGTCCTGAGCACCGCGCGCCGGCGTGACGATGACCAAGGCCGCGAGCAGCCACAAAAATTGAAACCACGAAGCGGTCTTCCTAATCGAGTGTCGAGCAATTTCTAACATGCCCGGCACTCAAGCAACGCGAATTCCAAAATTTGCGATGTGTAAGGCGGGCGCAAATGAGAACAGAAAAAATTTCTTTAAACTGCGAACACGATAGTCTGCATGAAAAAATTGGCATGGGTCGGCGAGGCTTATAACAAAACGAATGATTTTGCAGATGCACAAAAATTTATGCGCGATTGGAAGTAGCTGGTTTTCAATAATGTGCGAAACGAAAACTCCTTGGACACATTCCGCAAATTTTCTGCGGAATTATTTGGTTTGCAGCCTGAGCTTGCGGAGAGCAAAAGTGAAAGTGAGGAAGTAAATCGTACGGCAATGCTGACAGCGTGTCAGATAGATACTGACACCACGCGGGCCAACGGCGGATAATCTGAATCACAGAGGCCGACACATGCCAAATCCGAATCGGAAAATGTCCCCGCGCTAAAAGGCTTTAACGAGACACGGACAATGCAGGACGAGACAGTAGGGAGAGATAATCTGACGAAAAATTTATTCCACCGGTTCGAGCCGCGGGCGAAAGCCATATTTTTTCCCAAGCGCGAGACATGAGTTCAATGATTTCACGCCTTCAGTGCAGGTGGCATGCGAGAGTGAGGCGGCGGCCACGCACACGGCGGTCTTGAGGCAGCGCGGGATGTCCCAGCCTTCGTGCAAGCCGAACAGAACGCCGGAGCAAAAGGCATCGCCCGCGCCAGCCGTGCCCGCGATGCATTTGGCGGGCAGCTTCAAGGACGATTGCCAAAAATCCTCGCCATTGCGGGTGCGCGCGAAACCGCCTTCGGGAAAATGCACGACTACAATTTCGCGCACGCCGCATTGCAGCAATGCGCCGGTTGCGTGGCGGAGCGCGGTGGTGTCCAGGCGGCCGTCGGGCAGGCGAATTTGAAAACCGGTGGTCTTGCCGGCCTCGATTTCATTGAGGATGCAATAGTCCACATGCTTCAGTGCGGGGCGGACGATTTGTGCGAAGCGGCTGCTGTCCTCACTGACGGCATCCACGCAGGTCTTGAGACCGGCGGCTTGCGCGGCGGCGAGCAGGCGCGCGGCGCGGGTGCCGAAAATTTTGTCGGGCTGGTCGAGCGCGTCGAGCAACAGCAAATAGCCAAGGTGAAAAATCTTCGCGCGGGATTTTTTGAAATTGAGATCGGCGCCGTCCCAAAGCGCATTCGCGCCACGCGCGTGAAAAAAGGTGCGATGACCACCGGTGGCTTCGGTCATGACATCGGTGTAGGAAGTCGGCGCGCGCGGAGTGACGCGAAGCTGGCGCGTGTCAATTTTGTGGCGGCGGCAATCGGCAAGAATCTCGCGGCCAAGGGTATCGTTGCCAACCAACCCGGCGGCGGCGAGCGGAAAGGAAACGCCGAGGCGCGCGAGATCGCGGAGGACATTGTAGGGCGCGCCACCGGTTCCCTGGGATTGAGAACGGATATTGGCAAGTTGTTCGCGCCGCGGATAGACGTCAATGATCTTGACCTGGTCCATGATCCAGTTGCCGCCGGCAAGAAAACCAGCGCGGGCGGAGGTAGATTTCATGGCGACAGGGTATCGGGTTCGCGCAAGGCGGCAATATTTTTGGGGGTTTCAATTCGCGTCCTGATGGGCCGCGGGTCTGCGACCCGCAGCAACTTCCACGAAGATTGCCGATTACGATTTGACGATCAGTTGAAAATCACCAAGGCTGCTGGTCCTGGATGCAATACAACCATAGGCTGAGCCGTTAGCGGCTTGACCCTATTCACCTTGCTGCGGGTCGCAGACCCGCGGTCCGTGGGAAAGAAAAAGGGACGGCTCGCGCCGTCCCTTTGCGGTTGATAATTTTAAATGCGGTTACTTCACGAGACGGAAGTATTGCTGCGTGCCGGTGGTGGCGTTCGTGTACGGACTGGTCACGGAGAGCGGCGCAGACCAAGGGCCGGTCGCGGCGGGCGCGGATTCGAGTTGGAACGCCGAGTCGGACCAACTGAGAACGATGTTCGTGCCGCTGGACTGGATGGCGAGCGGGATAGGGACGGAGCCGGCAGCATCGCCGAGCACGGTCATCATATCAATACGCACGGTTCCGCCGCCGGTGCCGGGGCCGTAAGTTGAGGTAGAAGTGGTCGCGACATAATTATTATTCGTCGTGCCGATGGCGGTGCTTTCAAATTCAGCGACGATGCGGAAGGCGAAGTTGGGATTATTCGCCACGCCGGGTTTCGACGACAGATCGCTCGAAGCGTAATTGTATTGCACGAGCGTTTGGCGGATGACATCGCCGTCAATGAAATCCGTGCCGTTGGTGCTGTACTGTAAACGCATGTAGGAACTGGCGGTGGCACTGTGACGCTCCTGCCAGGCGAGGAAAATATCCTGGTAGCCGACGGTGCTGGTGTTGAATTGGAAGCCGACCATTTTATTGCTGGTGCCTTGCGGAGGATAATTCTCGAGTTCCCACGCGAAGTTGCCGGTGCCGAGATTCGGATCGGCGAACGAACCGTTTGCGAATGTGTAATTAGTGATCGTCGGGCCGCCGACGGTGGAACCTGTGCCGGTGCCGACGGCGGCGAGCGGAGCAGTGGGCGTGTAATCGCCGGTGTCGTCAAAATCCCAGCGCGTGATGACGGTGGAAGGCGTGACGGGCACGGTCGCGGTGGCGACGAGGCTGGTGGTGACGCCAAACATGTTCGAGACGACGACGTAATAATTTCCGGAGTTCGCGGCGGAATTGGTCACGAAGATGGGAATGGAATTTGTATTCAAGAAACTGTTGGTGACGACGTCGAGGATGACATTGGTTCCGTGATACCAAGTCAATTCAAAGGGCGATGTGCCGATCATGGTGGCGAAGAATTCATCGAGGTCACCGGTAAGGTTGGTATTGTCCGACGGTTGGGCGGAGATGAAAGGGTCAACGACGACGAGCGTGGCTGAGGCGCTGTTCGTCGCGGTCGTCAAAGAATTTCCCGCGACCGCGAAGTAAGTGGCGGATTCATAGCCAAGGAGGCCGCTGATCGTGAGACTCGGACCACTCGAACCTGAAATTTGCGCGCCGTCGCCGCTGGGAGAGCCGCCGTCAAAGAGTTGATTAGTGACGCCATCCTTGACTTGGAACCATTGGTTCATGATGGGACTGGTTCCGGATTCGCCGACCGTGAAAGTGACGGAAGAGCCTGCACCATTGGTCGAACTTACGGGCTGGCTGGTGATGACCACGGGATTGACGGTGACGGCAACCGCCGAATATTGGAGATTAAAATTGTCTATGCCGAAGGTAGGACGGCTGCCGCTGCCGCTGATGGTGTTGGTGTCCGTAACAAAACGAATCCAAACGGGGCCGGGCTGGTTGTCGAGCACATTGGAAAATGTGATGGTTTTGTGCATGGCGCCAAAGACGCCGCCCGAGGTCGTGCTGAGAACCAAAAAGTTGGTGACCTGGACAAAGCTGTTGGGTGTATCACCAAAACCATATTCAATCGCCCAAAGCATTGTGCGGCCCTGCGGACTCAGATTCAAACAATCCACATCCAGCACGAAGTTGCCCAGACCGATGGTGTCATGGATTTCGACGGCCATAGCCACGCCCAGACTGCTTCCACTGCCATCTCCGAAAGCCGCCGTTTCGCGGACGCCCAAGGCGCGATTGACCGCGGCTTTTTGAATTGCGGTGCTTTCCGTGCCGGTAAAGGTGGTTCCATTCCCGTCCGTGGTGGAAGCATAGTTGGCAAACGCACCCGTAGTGGCAGACCAGCTTGTGGCGGAATTCGTGAAGGGCGGCGCCAAGTCGCCTAAAGAGGTGGGGGAAATGTCACCTTTATAAATGCTCCAATTAGCTGGCAATCCATTTGCGAGATCATCGAAGTCCTCGAAATAATTCGTTCCGGTGAGGGTGACTTGGGCGAAGGCCGGGTGCAGGGCGAGCAGCAGGAAAGCGGCAAGCAGACTGATTTGTTTGGTGAGGCTGGTTTTCATGGCGTGGATTTTGGTTTTTCAGGAAGGGAACGAATCCGGCTGCGCAGAAGCTTCAATAGACTACGAGAAACAAATCTCCTTGCGACTTGCCAACTTCTTTATGCGGTTACAACCAGAGTCATTCACTTGTCAGAACGTAATCGTGCTATCCTGACATCACTAAAATAAATGACAAGCAGTTAGTCGGATTATTTTGGGAAAAAAGGTCGAGTCCGAATTTTTTGATACGTGTGCATAAGATATGTTTTTAGATTTATTATGGATTGCGCCTTTTATTTTGGGAGCGCGGTTAAAGGCCGTAAAGGAATTGCAGGCAACTTAGCTACGCTTACGTTTCATTGCGGTCGAGCCACTTATGAGTGTGCAAGGGCCGGGCGTTGGCGAGCAGGTCGAGAAGCTGGATGGGATTGGCGGAAGTATGGATTAATTCACGATGCGCCGGACGGATGAAACCGGCGGCGACGGAGTGATCGAGGAACGCGAGGAAAGAATCGTAATAACCGCGAACATTGAGAAGGCCGTGTGGTTTTTGATGAATGCCCAGTTGCGCCCAGGTGAGGACTTCGCAAAATTCGTCAAGCGTGCCGTAGCCACCGGGCATGGCGATAAAGGCATCGGACAGGTCCACCATCAAAGCCTTGCGTTCGTGCATGGATTTGACGACGCGCAGGTCGGTGAGACCGCCGTGCGCCACTTCCATTTTGACGAGCGCCTCGGGAATGACGCCGATGACTTCGCCGCCGGCCGCGAGCACCGAATCCGCGATGACTCCCATGAGCCCGACGCGTCCACCACCGTAAACGAGCCCGAGACCGCGATGGGTGAGCGTGGTTCCGAGTTCGCGCGCGGCGTCCGCGTAGTCGGAATGGCTGCCGCTATTGGAGCCGCAATACACACAGATGCGTTTGAGCGTCATGGTTTTTTGGCTGGCGGTGGCGCTGGCGGTGAAAACAGTTGTATCCAGGTTTGCGGATTGCCGCTTTGCATGAGGCTGGCGTTGCTCTTGAGCAGTGCGACGATGAGGTCGGCGGAAAAATCCTGTTCGGTTTTCACGTTGGTGAAGATCTGATGCTCGACGTTGAATTTAAGTTCGTCCACTTTGCCAGGCTGCGTCATGTGGAGATACGTAGCCCGACCGATGGAGATGTTGAGCGTGTCAATGCCGCCGAAACGAACGTCGTGCCACGCGGGGGCGGTTGGATGGTTCGGATGCGAAGGAGGCGCGGGCGCTGCGGGAGTGGTGGTGGACGCGGCGAAAAATTTCAACAGCGCTTCAAAATTGCGGCGGCCTTGTTTGTCTTCGACGAGGTTGACGCGCGCGAGATTGAAACGCAGCAGCGTGCAGTGAAGTTTGCGCGAGCGAAGGGCGTCGGGATCGTACTCCACGTGCAGTTCCGGCAATTCGATAAAGGGCGAGCCGCCGAACTGCGCCCGATTATAGAGCACCAAATTTTCAATGGTAAGTTCGGGATGCAGAAGGCCGACGGTGACGTGGCCAACTTTGGTTTCGAGGCCGGTATCGTTGCGCAGTTGATACTCGACGAATTCGCGGGCCATCGTGTCCAGCAGCAAAATCGCGGCGATCAACAAAACGATCAGCACGAGGAAGAGCCGAAACGCCCAACGAAACAGGGTCTTCATGCGAAGTTAAAGCTCGATGTCCTCGGGCTGCACGGCGAGGCACTCGTCCTGGTCTTCCCAGACGGCGGCGGGATAATATTCGAGGAGCTTGGGCATGAGCTGGCGGCCGGCGAAGCCGAGGAGGATTTCCGCTTCCTCCGCGGCGTCTTCGTAAGCCTGATCGTAATTGCCGGCGGACTTGCGCTGGCGGTCGTCCCAATGCGCAACGGCGTGGACGGGGGCGTACTTCGCGGCCCAGTCGGAAAGTTCGTCGCGCAAAGGCTGGGGAATTTCCTCGAAGGGCACGAGGGTTTCGTTGCAATGCTGGCAGAGCAAACCGGATTCGCGGACATCGCGCGTGAGCAAAAGCAACGTCGGCGCGCGGCAGCAGGGAGCTTCGGAGTAACTCGCGGGCGGCGTGGCGAGGCGCTTGAGCCAGACCTGGCGCTGATGGGCGAGTTGCGCGGCGAGCCGGTACGCGCCGAGGAGCGGATGGGAAAGACGCCAGACGCGTCCTTCAAGCTGGCCGAGAGTCTGCGCCAGCCAGCGCGCGAGCGTGAGGTCGTCGAAATCCACGAACGCCTGGCTGTATTCCTGCCAGAGGGCGTCCAGTCGCGACTCGGGGTTGAAAGACATGGCCCAGTTTGGCCCGTTTGAAAGAGTTTGTCTAGTTATCTGGATGGTGGAAATTTTTTTGCCACGGATGGAACACGGACGGGACACGGATGGAAATGAAAAGGATTTTTAGGTTTCGGCCTGGGTGTATTCGCTCACGATTTTTTTGACGAGAGCATCGGGGCCTTCGATATCCACGGACCATTCGTCGCGGGTGACACAGAGTTGTTCGCTGCCGATGGTGAATGGGTAGAGGTCGCAACCGGTGAACCAGCCTTTGTCGCCGGGTTGCGCGCCGAGGCGTCGGAGTATGTCGCGAAGCCGGGCGACGGCAGCGGCATCGTTGGCGGTGCAGATGTCAGCGTGCATGGAGGTAATAAAATTAACCGAGCGGACTCAATGAGCCACGCGAAGCGCGCGATGTCAACTTGTCCTGACGGAACGCGGGTCTGCGACCCGCAGCAAGGTTCATACGGTCAAGCCGCCTGCGGCTCAGCCCGTATTGTATAAAAAACATTCAAAACTAGCCGCTGGTTACTTTTCAAAATAATTGCCAAATCGTAAGCGGCAATCTTGGCGGGAGTTGCTGCGGGTCGCAGACTCGCGGTCCGTGGGGAGGCGGTTGACACTTGCCTGCGCTTGCAGTACTTCTGCGTCATGAATTTGAGGCTGATCGGAATGGTTTTCGCGGTGGGGATGGGAATTTCGTTGAGCGTTCCCGTTGCGCGGGCGGAGGATTGGAATCGCTGGCGCGGGCCGGATGCGAATGGGATTTCCAAGGAGACCGGCTGGTCGGCGAACTGGCCGGATGAAGGTCCGACGCGTTTGTGGAAAACCTCGGTGGGCACGGGATTTTCCTCGATGTCGGTGAGCGTGGGCCGCGTTTATACGATGGGCAATGACGGCGACAAGACGGACACGATTTATTGTTTCGATGCCGCCAGCGGCGCGCCGATCTGGAAGCATTCCTATCAGTGCATTCTCGAGCCGAAATATTATGAGGGCGGACCCAGTTGCACACCGACGGTCGAAGATGGGCGCGTCTATACGCTCAGCCGGCAGGGGGATTTATTTTGTCTCGACGCGGCGACGGGCAAGGTAATCTGGAATAAAAATGTGCATGCGGATTACGGCGCGGAAATTCCGACGTGGGGATTTGCCGGTTCGCCGCTGGTCGAAGGGGATGTTTTGATTTTGGACGCGGGCAGCGCGGGGATGGGGTTGAACAAGAAAACCGGCGAGATGGTCTGGCATTCGGGCACGACGGTTCCGGGATATTCCTCACCGCATATATTCATGGATAAGGGCGAGCGCGTAGTGGTGATCGCGGCGTCGGCCACGGCGGAGGCATTCAAACCGGCGGATGGAAAAACGGTGTGGAGTTATCCGTGGAAAACGCTCTACGACATCAACGCCGCCGACCCGATTATTTTTGACCAGAAAATGTTCATCACGTCGGGCTGCGACCACGGCTGCGCGCTGGTGGACATCAGCAACGACAAACCCACGACGATTTGGCAAAACAAAAACATGCGTTCGCACATCACGAATCCGGTGTTGTGGCAGGGATATATTTATGGCGTAGACGACGTGTCGAGCAGCGTGATCGTTTTGAAATGTCTCGATTGGAAAACCGGGGAGGTGAAATGGGAGGAGCCAACTTTTGGCAAGGGCGAGTTGATGATTGCCGATGGAAAAATCATTGGCCTGAGCGACAAGGGCGAGTTGATGGTGGCGGAGGCTTCGCCGGTGGCGTTCAAGCCGATTTCGCGCGCGCAGGTGCTGGGCGGGAAATGCTGGACGATGCCGGTGTTGGCCAACGGGCGGATTTATTGTCGCAATGCGAAGGGCGATTTGGTTTGCCTGGACGTGCGGAAGGGCGCGGCGAAGTTGTAAGTGGGTTGGGAGAAAGCTTTCGCGTTGCGGGAAAAAGTTAAACCTGATTACCGC
This region of Verrucomicrobiia bacterium genomic DNA includes:
- a CDS encoding immunoglobulin domain-containing protein, encoding MKTSLTKQISLLAAFLLLALHPAFAQVTLTGTNYFEDFDDLANGLPANWSIYKGDISPTSLGDLAPPFTNSATSWSATTGAFANYASTTDGNGTTFTGTESTAIQKAAVNRALGVRETAAFGDGSGSSLGVAMAVEIHDTIGLGNFVLDVDCLNLSPQGRTMLWAIEYGFGDTPNSFVQVTNFLVLSTTSGGVFGAMHKTITFSNVLDNQPGPVWIRFVTDTNTISGSGSRPTFGIDNFNLQYSAVAVTVNPVVITSQPVSSTNGAGSSVTFTVGESGTSPIMNQWFQVKDGVTNQLFDGGSPSGDGAQISGSSGPSLTISGLLGYESATYFAVAGNSLTTATNSASATLVVVDPFISAQPSDNTNLTGDLDEFFATMIGTSPFELTWYHGTNVILDVVTNSFLNTNSIPIFVTNSAANSGNYYVVVSNMFGVTTSLVATATVPVTPSTVITRWDFDDTGDYTPTAPLAAVGTGTGSTVGGPTITNYTFANGSFADPNLGTGNFAWELENYPPQGTSNKMVGFQFNTSTVGYQDIFLAWQERHSATASSYMRLQYSTNGTDFIDGDVIRQTLVQYNYASSDLSSKPGVANNPNFAFRIVAEFESTAIGTTNNNYVATTSTSTYGPGTGGGTVRIDMMTVLGDAAGSVPIPLAIQSSGTNIVLSWSDSAFQLESAPAATGPWSAPLSVTSPYTNATTGTQQYFRLVK
- a CDS encoding carbohydrate kinase family protein, which codes for MKSTSARAGFLAGGNWIMDQVKIIDVYPRREQLANIRSQSQGTGGAPYNVLRDLARLGVSFPLAAAGLVGNDTLGREILADCRRHKIDTRQLRVTPRAPTSYTDVMTEATGGHRTFFHARGANALWDGADLNFKKSRAKIFHLGYLLLLDALDQPDKIFGTRAARLLAAAQAAGLKTCVDAVSEDSSRFAQIVRPALKHVDYCILNEIEAGKTTGFQIRLPDGRLDTTALRHATGALLQCGVREIVVVHFPEGGFARTRNGEDFWQSSLKLPAKCIAGTAGAGDAFCSGVLFGLHEGWDIPRCLKTAVCVAAASLSHATCTEGVKSLNSCLALGKKYGFRPRLEPVE
- a CDS encoding fibronectin type III domain-containing protein, with the translated sequence MWLLAALVIVTPARGAQDISLAWDASTDTNVMGYAIYYSTNSGDWNARFDCGSNILATFSSLNMGTTYYFVVVAYDSSAMESLPSDEVSFTVPTNTTPALDPIFNQTVTVGQTLTITNTSTVTPGASTNLTYTLVSGPAGMELNPTNGVLTWAPSSAQAGSVNMATVLVSDDSVPPLTSWRTFTVTVADMVQLKVDSTVVGMGQTSTANVTVSSTSPATNLSFTLDAPAGWVANLSVQSLFPQNVAVTQNPPGAAHSVITVQTTDGSTLPNGQPLVQLSITAVANQTTAATMLYASAITTSLADGQTPLVPNAASSLIFVGSSSLLQLQVISGQPSLTLYGQPGNYQIQSTTDLTSGNWTNESSTTLTGLSQTIPSTNSSGVTAKFFRASISQ
- a CDS encoding TIGR00730 family Rossman fold protein codes for the protein MTLKRICVYCGSNSGSHSDYADAARELGTTLTHRGLGLVYGGGRVGLMGVIADSVLAAGGEVIGVIPEALVKMEVAHGGLTDLRVVKSMHERKALMVDLSDAFIAMPGGYGTLDEFCEVLTWAQLGIHQKPHGLLNVRGYYDSFLAFLDHSVAAGFIRPAHRELIHTSANPIQLLDLLANARPLHTHKWLDRNET
- a CDS encoding PQQ-binding-like beta-propeller repeat protein; translation: MNLRLIGMVFAVGMGISLSVPVARAEDWNRWRGPDANGISKETGWSANWPDEGPTRLWKTSVGTGFSSMSVSVGRVYTMGNDGDKTDTIYCFDAASGAPIWKHSYQCILEPKYYEGGPSCTPTVEDGRVYTLSRQGDLFCLDAATGKVIWNKNVHADYGAEIPTWGFAGSPLVEGDVLILDAGSAGMGLNKKTGEMVWHSGTTVPGYSSPHIFMDKGERVVVIAASATAEAFKPADGKTVWSYPWKTLYDINAADPIIFDQKMFITSGCDHGCALVDISNDKPTTIWQNKNMRSHITNPVLWQGYIYGVDDVSSSVIVLKCLDWKTGEVKWEEPTFGKGELMIADGKIIGLSDKGELMVAEASPVAFKPISRAQVLGGKCWTMPVLANGRIYCRNAKGDLVCLDVRKGAAKL